The Aeoliella mucimassa genome includes the window TCCATCGGTGATCGCAATGCATATCGCCTGATACAGTTCGTCGGCATCAATCGGCTTCGACAAGTAGCCCGTACACCCGGCCCGCTCGCACTTCTCGCGATCGCCCTTCATCGCATGGGCGGTGAGCGCGATGATAGGCCCTTGGAAGCCAGCATCTCTCAATCGAGAAGTCGCCGAGTAACCATCGAGCACCGGCATTTGCATATCCATGAGGATCACGTCGAAACTCGTTTGTATCGCCATATCGATGGCAACTTGCCCGTTCTCGGCCTGGCGCACTTTGGCTCCGTTGCGTTCGAGCAACAAGCGAATGAGCTTGCGATTAGTGTCACCGTCGTCGACAACCAGCACACTCAATCCGTTGAGATCGCAACTCGGCGTGATTTGTTGCCGGATGTCCCCGCCGGGGAGATGCACTGCAGGCGCGTAGTCGCCAACGCTGGTGAGGTCGCCGGTCGCTACGCGTACAATAAAGGTACTCCCTTGCCCCACGATGCTTTGAGCGGTCAGGCTTCCGCCGAGGGCTTCGGCAATGCGTTTACTGATCGCCAGCCCCAGACCAGTTCCGCCATACTTGCGAGTCACGGTGTCGTCGGCTTGCACGAAGGGCTGGAAGATCGCATCGAGTTTTTCCTGGGCGATCCCTATGCCAGTGTCGCGGACCTCGACCACCAACTCTGGGTTTTCCGCAGCACTCTCAATTCTGGCAACCACGACCACCGAACCTTGGTCGGTAAACTTGATCGCGTTCCCCACCAGATTGAGCAGAAGCTGCTTCAATCGATAGGGATCGGTCTCGATCGTACTGGGGATGGTGCTCTCCCAGCGATAGTCAAGGCCGATACCCTTCTCGGTTGCGGCGACGCGAAGTACCGAAATGGTTTCGGAAATGATTTGATGCGGAGAGTAGGCGATGTTCTCTACCTGCAATTGATCGGCTTCGATTTTCGAGATATCGAGCACGTCGTTGATCAAGGCAAGCAGATGCTGACCACTCCGCCGAATGGTATGAAGGTACTCGTCGGATTCGTCGTCCGAGATCGAAAGACGATCACGCATCAACACCTCGGTAAAGCCAAGAATGCCGTTGAGAGGAGTTCGAATTTCATGGCTCATGTTCGCCAGAAACTTGCTCTTCGTGCGGTTCGCATGCTCCGCTGCGGTGATCGCACGCTTCAACTGCAGCTCGCCCTGTTCGAGCCGATCGGTATGCTGCGCAAGATCTACCATTTCACGCTGGCTCTGCAGAATGACGATGAGCAAGAAGATGTCTTCGAAAACGACCCACGCCGCATGCTCGAGCCACCGCCATTCCGACGCCGTGGCGATGCCAAACACCGACTCGGGCCACCAAACTCCGCGAATCAAGTGGTCGACGGCCACGATCAGCGTAGCGGGTGCGAGTACACGAACATCGCGGTACGCAGCAAGAAACGCGAGGGATCCGAATATGTGAAAGTGCGTCTCAATCCGCCCACCGCTCAGGTGAATCAACAGCGAGGAAAACATGACCTGGCTGCAAGCAATCACCATTCGCGTGGTGGTTCGTCCGGGGTGAAAGATCGCCAGCGCGATTGGCATCGATGCGAGCACAAAGCCGCCGAACACGGCCATCGCCACGTGCGGATGCAACTCGCTCTTTGCGCCGATCCAAGTGTGAGGCGACACGATCAACGCCATGGCGATGCCACCGACCCATTGCAGCAGCATGAGCACGGCGAACATGCGATCGGTACGAATGTGAATCGATTTAAACTGGTCTGCCAGCTTCAACTGCACCGAAGGAGAAAGATCGGTAAACTTCGACTGGGCAAACTCAATCAGGGCCTTCATCGGTTTGCTCCTTCTGTTGAATGCTCACCGTCGGAGGGCATCAACGCACAGTTGTTATTGCACGTTGCGAAGTCGAACTCCGTACAGAGCTTGCAACCAAACACCGGCTGGTGCGATATCGCCAGCGACTGCTCCTGCCGAAGTGCTACTAGCAGGTTTCGACTCCCCTGGTTATCACCCTCGTGCCCACGTGACGAGGTAACACCCCCCGCGAAACAGAGAGCACCGTCGGGTTGGAATAGCATGAGCGTTCCGCTTGTCGTCGCCCCAAATCGGCTCGACTCCTTTCCACTGGTATCCCAATGGACTTCGGCGAAAGGCAAACGGGCGGAGCGAGTGATGACGTCGGTCGCGCGCCAAGCTCGATCGGCATCCTCCGGCACCGTAGCTACGACGATGAGTTTGGGTTGCGCCCCATTCGAGAGACCAGCACCGGTGAGGGTTCGCTCCAGCTGCCGAACCGAGGCTCTTGTGCAAGGGCAACGCGGGTGGACGAAGAACACCAGCGTCGGGCGGTCACCGGCGAGCACCAGTTCCGAATCGCTCGGCCAACGCTCAAGGCTAGCCAGCGTGGCACTCGGAGCATCGGTCTTGAACTCGTAACAAGTCGTCCACGACCACACGCCGACCGCGGCTACGCCCCACAGGCACGAAGCAATCATCCAAGTTGTGCCAGTCGGATTATGAAACATATCTGTTTGAGCAATCGCGTCGCTAATAGTACGGCGGAGCGCAAACATAGCTGTTCAGGCGACAGACGAACCGTCTAATATCGAAGTTACGGCCATCCGTTGATCACGGACGTGGTTACCCACATTCGCCTTCTAGCAGATATAGGGATTTCTCTAGTTTTTCCAGTTTTTCTTCCAACAAGGCCCGGTCCCGCAATTAACATACGCCCAGGCGACCTACGTATTTGTTCAACGATGATCTTCTCTAGAAGGACGCTGGTCTAATGATTCGCACTCAAATCGGCACGACCCTGGCGGCATGCTTGCTCGTCGGATTCTGCTTCTCTCAGCGCGCCC containing:
- a CDS encoding response regulator, whose amino-acid sequence is MKALIEFAQSKFTDLSPSVQLKLADQFKSIHIRTDRMFAVLMLLQWVGGIAMALIVSPHTWIGAKSELHPHVAMAVFGGFVLASMPIALAIFHPGRTTTRMVIACSQVMFSSLLIHLSGGRIETHFHIFGSLAFLAAYRDVRVLAPATLIVAVDHLIRGVWWPESVFGIATASEWRWLEHAAWVVFEDIFLLIVILQSQREMVDLAQHTDRLEQGELQLKRAITAAEHANRTKSKFLANMSHEIRTPLNGILGFTEVLMRDRLSISDDESDEYLHTIRRSGQHLLALINDVLDISKIEADQLQVENIAYSPHQIISETISVLRVAATEKGIGLDYRWESTIPSTIETDPYRLKQLLLNLVGNAIKFTDQGSVVVVARIESAAENPELVVEVRDTGIGIAQEKLDAIFQPFVQADDTVTRKYGGTGLGLAISKRIAEALGGSLTAQSIVGQGSTFIVRVATGDLTSVGDYAPAVHLPGGDIRQQITPSCDLNGLSVLVVDDGDTNRKLIRLLLERNGAKVRQAENGQVAIDMAIQTSFDVILMDMQMPVLDGYSATSRLRDAGFQGPIIALTAHAMKGDREKCERAGCTGYLSKPIDADELYQAICIAITDGKCTAETPSSSAAVPQITGEPIRSLLPTSDAEIREIVSEFLDTFDSKSVAMQQAWESGDLEALAQLAHWLKGAAGTVGFGCFTNPAAELELNARDGEVANISAPLQEIKELKQRLVL
- a CDS encoding thioredoxin domain-containing protein yields the protein MFHNPTGTTWMIASCLWGVAAVGVWSWTTCYEFKTDAPSATLASLERWPSDSELVLAGDRPTLVFFVHPRCPCTRASVRQLERTLTGAGLSNGAQPKLIVVATVPEDADRAWRATDVITRSARLPFAEVHWDTSGKESSRFGATTSGTLMLFQPDGALCFAGGVTSSRGHEGDNQGSRNLLVALRQEQSLAISHQPVFGCKLCTEFDFATCNNNCALMPSDGEHSTEGANR